In Quercus robur chromosome 10, dhQueRobu3.1, whole genome shotgun sequence, a genomic segment contains:
- the LOC126702734 gene encoding MLO-like protein 1, with translation MFIFLVVQPSENHFWFHRPRIILLLIHFILFQNSFELAFFFWIWVQYGFDSCIMGEIGYIIPRLVIGAFIQFVCSYSTLPLYVIVTQMGSSYKKAIFEEHIHEGLVGWARMAKKNKGLRKAANGSTTTTTTTPGSTTDASSQMNPKETTPMAIQMSEVSAMEEGNAGEIAAATLNMDIAEGIIVSIKTLGS, from the exons ATGTTCATCTT TTTGGTAGTTCAACCTTCAGAGAATCATTTCTGGTTCCATAGGCCCCGGATTATTCTCTTGCTGATTCATTTCATCCTGTTTCAGAATTCATTTGAACTAGCATTCTTCTTTTGGATATGg GTTCAATATGGATTTGACTCATGCATAATGGGAGAAATCGGTTATATCATCCCAAGACTTGTTATAGG GGCATTCATTCAGTTCGTCTGCAGTTATAGTACCCTACCACTGTATGTAATTGTCACACAG ATGGGAAGTTCATATAAAAAGGCTATATTTGAAGAACACATACATGAAGGGCTTGTTGGTTGGGCTCGAATGGCCAAAAAGAACAAGGGTTTGAGAAAGGCTGCTAATGGCTCGACGacaactactactactactccGGGTTCTACTACTGATGCATCTAGCCAAATGAATCCAAAAGAAACTACTCCTATGGCAATTCAGATGAGTGAAGTATCTGCAATGGAAGAAGGCAATGCAGGAGAGATTGCAGCTGCAACTCTGAACATGGACATAGCTGAGGGTATCATAGTCTCAATCAAAACTCTTGGCAGTTAG